GCTGCTGTCACGTGTAGAAAAGCAGGGCCTTAATTCAGCATGTGACAGTTCCACGTGAGGTGggcctgcagcagaggaactTGTCAAAAGGGAACCATGATGAGTTGAGAATCGTTCTTGCATTTTGAGGTCTGTAGCCTGTTAAGTTTTACCGTTTAGGATGTGTTGGttcttcctcccctctgctAACCACAACTAATGGAGTTGATTGTCATAATGTAATGTCGTATGTAATTACGGCTGCAGAGAATGTTTCTGTGGCTGCTCGAGTTGTCTGTACAGCACAAGAACACAACAAGAAAACGTAGTTGAGAAGCGTCAGCAAATGATTACTTTTGAAGTTTGTTGGCTGCGTTTGGACAAGCAGTGCATGGAATAAGCAGTTCCTTTTTTGTTTACTGTGCAGGCCTGGCAGGATGCTGGACTTGGGCTGTCCACCACTAGCAACGAAGCCTGTAAACTGTTTGATGCTGCGCTAAGCCAGGTATgacataaagcaaaaataagagAATGTGTTTTGGAGGGTCTTGTGCACCAAGTAGTCTTTGCTGTAGCtaatttttgcatttgtgaCCGTCTGGAAGATGAGAAGAAGATGTATTTAGTTTTATCGATTGAGGAAAGAACACTTAAGCAGTCACTGTGCTATTGTGTACTTAGATGTACGCCCATGATTCTTTCCCACAGCAGAGTCAAAATCTAAACAGGTAAGTTGTGGTCTCAGAGGTGTTACGCTCTCATGTACTTTCTGGGAATAGGCTGAGGACAGAGCCTGAGAATCAGGCTGAGTTCAGCCACTAGCTGTCAGCAGAAACCTAATTAACCTAGTTAGCAGAGAGCTCTGCTGAGTGTTGCAGCTGTGGGAAAAGCTTCATCTGATACGCTTATGACACTTAACACTGGAGAATCATGGAAGAGACATATGCTGCTTAGAAAATGAAGATTGTTAGTTCTGCTGGTGGCCGGAGTaccttaaagaaaacattttctctgttttcttcctaagTAAACTCAGTGTACTAAGTGTAAAGATTCTGTTCGTCTTGCTTCCTTTAACTTTATCCTGCCTGGGATCCTGGGCtacctgatctagtgcctgtTTGACTTATTGGCAACCCTGCCAGTGGAACTCGATGAACTTGGAGGTCCCTTGtagcccaagccattctgtcattctgtgtgAGAATGAGAAGATGCCCAGTGTCGTTGGCACTGTCTGTCTCTTTTGCAGTATGCGACGTGGCGCAACGATGAGAATCTAGGAGGTATTGAAGGGTGTCTTTCCAAGTTAAAGGCTGCAGATCCAAATTTTGGTAAGTGTAACCTTTAACTGTTAGCATGGGAAGTGCTGGATGATACGTAAATCACTCCAAAATcatgcctcctgtttatttccactTAAACTGCAATGGATTCAAAGAGCGCAATAATATTATTTGATGTAACGCTTTctgagctacaaaacacaattttttaaCGTAGTCACCACAGCTAGCTATGGATTTTCTCCAGAGACCATCAAGAGCATGCATGCTGCAcctgtaaaaatctgcactagcaGAGGTGGCCTGTTGTTGTCTCTGCTGAAATGTATCACCTGCCACCTTGCTGTGTTGacacccactgtttggtctccataagtgTTCAGCAAACGTCAATAGTTTCAATAGTTGCCATTGATTCCATGTGGAAGAATTCAGGgaaacatctttgcttcatacacacctCCACGTCAGACAGTGCTTTaacaggctgcccctctgctgccatctgtcacacagcaacaataTGTTACAGAATATTGGCTGGAAAGTTCTACTGCTATACCAACATTCGCCTCTGACACTGTGGATCAGTGTAATAAAATgggaggtattacttttggagcagcccttctATCCTGTTTCTTTGTGTTCACTGTACTTCATTTTGGCAAGTGGAAACTGGTGTGGTATAGAATTCTGCAATTTGTCTTTAGAGGGGAGAGCAGGCTGTGGTGATGTTTCCGTGTTTTTCACTCAAGTCTTTTGTAATGCCTGTCATGAAGGGCAATGAAAACTTGAAGCTTTAGAGTCTTTTCAGTCTTTGGCTACAAATGAGACCCATTTCCACCAAACCAACCCAAACCTCTTCATGCTCATATAGAAATGAATAATGTGCATTTCTGTACTGCTCATGATATAACTTGCTGATTTCCATAGTAATGGGACATGTCATTGCTAATGGATTGGAGCTTATTGGTGCTGGAAGCTCAGTGCGGCTCAACAAAGATCTGGGCAGTGCGCTGCAAACAATGATGACGCTGTCAAGATCTCAGCCTCTGACTGAGCGGGAGAAGCTTCACGTATTGGCCTTGGACACGTTTGCCAGTGGGTAAGTGGCTGGCCTTGTGGGGAAGGGGATAGTGGCTGGTTTTGTCATTCAAGGCCTTCTTGCTGTTACTGTGTACTGCTGCCTTACACTGTGTCCCATTTGCTCTTCtgttctcctctttcttcttatGAAAAGTACTGTGAAGAAGTTAAGCTTTCAAAGGTTGAGGCGATGCCTTGTCGGGTTTTGTCCTAGCAGTCTAACCAGTCATGTAGCAAAGAATCAGGATCAGGTGTTTGTTACTGTTCTCAAATGTGTCTCCCAGAATTGTATTGCCATCAGAATCCTAGGAGGGAAAGTGCCATATGGCCTCTGACATATTTTTaagcacttctttttttaaatccgTCTTAATTACATCAGTGCAGTAAAGGGTTTAGAAATGGGATACTTATAACTACTCTAAGGTCTTCTGTAATATAATACGTACTTTGAACCGGGCATGCAAATCCTCAAACTAACttttcacagaattgcaggagaTGGAGTGATCACAAAAGACTGTTGAGTCCACCACCAGATGAGTTCAgatgagtcttgaatatcttcataGAAGGAGACTTtgcaacctccctgggcaacctgttccagtgctcctaGTGTCAGAAAGTTGAGTGGGAGATGCTAGTATCAGCAGTTCTGTACAGCATTATTGTTCCTTTCAGTACGATGAATTTCTGTGCACTCTAGACAAGTAATCATTCACTTTTATTATTCATCAAACATGTGAACATGGCTTTACCTTCCATAATTCAAAGCAAAGGTAAAGAGGAAGCTACCAAAACCCTGCTAGTATGGGTTCAGTTCCCATTGGAACAAAGGTGTCTGTGTGCCTATGACTCTAGATTAATTATCGAATTATAGAATTGCTTAGCATGTAAAACGTCTTTAAGGCCAAACTACCAAGTTCCGTCATTATACCAGGTTCTGTAGTGTCAGGTTTATACATTGCTTTACAGCCACTCATGCGCAAGTCTGTACCCCTGtatggggttgttgtgactcCAGTGTAGGACCGGGGGCTTAGCCTTGTTGAATGTCATGCAGTTGGACTTAGCCCTTTGAGCCAGCCTTTCCAAATTCATCTGCAAAGCCTTCCCGCTCCCaagcagatagcagcagatTCACGTTCAATCTCGGGAAAGTCTTTATGGTTcaagcttgtttctttttccttggctTTGACAGCTTTTGTAAGAATACTTTTTCATGTGATTTNNNNNNNNNNNNNNNNNNNNNNNNNNNNNNNNNNNNNNNNNNNNNNNNNNNNNNNNNNNNNNNNNNNNNNNNNNNNNNNNNNNNNNNNNNNNNNNNNNNNNNNNNNNNNNNNNNNNNNNNNNNNNNNNNNNNNNNNNNNNNNNNNNNNNNNNNNNNNNNNNNNNNNNNNNNNNNNNNNNNNNNNNNNNNNNNNNNNNNNNNNNNNNNNNNNNNNNNNNNNNNNNNNNNNNNNNNNNNNNNNNNNNNNNNNNNNNNNNNNNNNNNNNNNNNNNNNNNNNNNNNNNNNNNNNNNNNNNNNNNNNNNNNNNNNNNNNNNNNNNNNNNNNNNNNNNNNNNNNNNNNNNNNNNNNNNNNNNNNNNNNNNNNNNNNNNNNNNNNNNNNNNNNNNNNNNNNNNNNNNNNNNNNNNNNNNNNNNNNNNNNNNNNNNNNNNNNNNNNNNNNNNNNNNNNNNNNNNNNNNNNNNNNNNNNNNNNNNNNNNNNNNNNNNNNNNNNNNNNNNNNNNNNNNNNNNNNNNNNNNNNNNNNNNNNNNNNNNNNNNNNNNNNNNNNNNNNNNNNNNNNNNNNNNNNNNNNNNNNNNNNNNNNNNNNNNNNNNNNNNNNNNNNNNNNNNNNNNNNNNNNNNNNNNNNNNNNNNNNNNNNNNNNNNNNNNNNNNNNNNNNNNNNNNNNNNNNNNNNNNNNNNNNNNNNNNNNNNNNNNNNNNNNNNNNNNNNNNNNNNNNNNNNNNNNNNNNNNNNNNNNNNNNNNNNNNNNNNNNNNNNNNNNNNNNNNNNNNNNNNNNNNNNNNNNNNNNNNNNNNNNNNNNNNNNNNNNNNNNNNNNNNNNNNNNNNNNNNNNNNNNNNNNNNNNNNNNNNNNNNNNNNNNNNNNNNNNNNNNNNNNNNNNNNNNNNNNNNNNNNNNNNNNNNNNNNNNNNNNNNNNNNNNNNNNNNNNNNNNNNNNNNNNNNNNNNNNNNNNNNNNNNNNNNNNNNNNNNNNNNNNNNNNNNNNNNNNNNNNNNNNNNNNNNNNNNNNNNNNNNNNNNNNNNNNNNNNNNNNNNNNNNNNNNNNNNNNNNNNNNNNNNNNNNNNNNNNNNNNNNNNNNNNNNNNNNNNNNNNNNNNNNNNNNNNNNNNNNNNNNNNNNNNNNNNNNNNNNNNNNNNNNNNNNNNNNNNNNNNNNNNNNNNNNNNNNNNNNNNNNNNNNNNNNNNNNNNNNNNNNNNNNNNNNNNNNNNNNNNNNNNNNNNNNNNNNNNNNNNNNNNNNNNNNNNNNNNNNNNNNNNNNNNNNNNNNNNNNNNNNNNNNNNNNNNNNNNNNNNNNNNNNNNNNNNNNNNNNNNNNNNNNNNNNNNNNNNNNNNNNNNNNNNNNNNNNNNNNNNNNNNNNNNNNNNNNNNNNNNNNNNNNNNNNNNNNNNNNNNNNNNNNNNNNNNNNNNNNNNNNNNNNNNNNNNNNNNNNNNNNNNNNNNNNNNNNNNNNNNNNNNNNNNNNNNNNNNNNNNNNNNNNNNNNNNNNNNNNNNNNNNNNNNNNNNNNNNNNNNNNNNNNNNNNNNNNNNNNNNNNNNNNNNNNNNNNNNNNNNNNNNNNNNNNNNNNNNNNNNNNNNNNNNNNNNNNNNNNNNNNNNNNNNNNNNNNNNNNNNNNNNNNNNNNNNNNNNNNNNNNNNNNNNNNNNNNNNNNNNNNNNNNNNNNNNNNNNNNNNNNNNNNNNNNNNNNNNNNNNNNNNNNNNNNNNNNNNNNNNNNNNNNNNNNNNNNNNNNNNNNNNNNNNNNNNNNNNNNNNNNNNNNNNNTGTGCAGTCGACTTCAGGACGTCATCcagaaaactttttcttcctttctgtccaTATCAGTCTTCCAGGTGTAGCTGGTTGGAGCAGTACAGGGTTGTACCTAACATGCAGCACACAAAATTAGTCTCTTGTTTCCCTGTCACCAGTAATAACTGGTTATTTGCCAGTTTGAGAGATtcatcacattttccttttttcattcaTAGGCTTTGGATATAGATCGGACAGATGCATGGTCAGCTCATACTATAGCTCAcgtaaatgaaatgaaagcagaggtGGAGAAAGGGTTGGCGTTcatgaaggaaacagaagacaACTGGAAGGTAAGCTTTGTCACAGCAtctctgaaaaatatctttttaggTCGTCTTTGCCTGCTCCAGCCGAGTCCTGCAATTGTTCTTCATCTAATTCCtttctgtctgtgtgtgtgtgtgttacaaGTAATGCAGGTTTCAGAAATGAGTAGAAAACTTCACTTGAGGTGCTGTTATCCATGTCAGTTTTGaagcaagaagcaaaaaaatgtCAACTATGAAAGGCCCGTACTCTGGACGACTTCAAGCCATTGTTAGTGAAATTACTCGGATGCCAAATTACATGCAAGTTGGGAAGCGTTCATGCAATCTGTCCTCTCTCAGTGCCTTATGTTAGCTAGGAGTattgtttaaataaaacagcacaCTGCTTTTCAACAAGAGTGTCAGTTGTACAAGCACACACCatagtttctttttctaagcAGGTTGAACGGGCTAGGTGTTTTTGTGACATAAAGCCATGGTCACTGCTGGCAGATGTAGCATCAGATAAAACTTTGCTGTGATTATTATGGTTCATTGATATGCACATGTTCATAGCAGCAAAGTGGGCAATGATATTTTCATAAGCCTTTTGCTTAGACTGAGAATCAGACATCAGTTGAGAAACTTGTCTAAATTCTTCTTGTGTATCCAAGGTGAGCTGTGAAATAACACATCAAAAGCACACAGTTCAGAAAGCTCATGTAATTagtttgttcttgttgttgttttgggtgtttgtttgtttgttttgtaatttggtcggttttctttgcttctggaTGTGAAAGGCTTCATATGTCaactgtaagaaaataaaagagaaatggtGCTTCTGTCTCTTGTCTCCTGAAGTTGCTTTGTGTATCTGACAAGGTTGTTATATAGAAAAACATTGTATTGGACAGCTTAATTAGTCTGTCATGTAGTCCTTTGCTGCAAGTAaagcttaatttttatttgtgatGTGCAGCATGTTTTTTCCTGACCATTACCCACGGAGCAGGTAATATGGtaatgttcagagcagaagcttgCATGGTTTGCTGTTGAGAGAACTCCCAGGAATTTATTTCAGTCAAGTGAGGTCATCATTTCACCTCACCCTAAGAGTAAGGCTGGATAATGAGACTAGATAGATGGTTTACTTTTCAGGTGTTTTTAAAGTTAATCTGTTCAGATATCAAGTTTAGATGTGCAAGCAACCCTCTCTTGAGGTTCATATCTGTCATGTCTTTAGAAAGCATCTCATCCTTTGACACAATACTTTTAATGACAGTTTGGGTGGCACCTtcaaaaccaccaccaacatttttaaaatggctCTCTAACTTTTGAAACCTGTTTGGACTCTGTTTCTTAAAATAGTTCCATGTCTCTATCATTTATACCctttatttgaataaaacaaGATTTAGAATAAAGCAGAAGTATAATTGTCTGATGTATCCTCTTGCCTGGTCCAATATAGTTAAGACTTATAACAGCTGACATTGTCATAATAAGGCTTATAATAGCTGACACTGTCATAATGAAATGTACATATTCACTTatgcaatatttttcatttttgccatcATGAAGCCAGTTAAGATGTAATCATGTTGAAGAAAGCAGAGCTTTCTAAGGCTTTAAATAAAGTTGTTTGTATTTGGCCTGATCAATTGAAAATTTTCTAATGACTGGGATTACCTATCTGTACTGCCAGAGTATTTGTGCTCTATTTGTTGCCCACTTCTCACTTAGCAATTTAATCTCATTCAAAACTCCAAGTCAGCAGCGGAAGAGGGCTTTTGTTTTATACAGTGAGGTAATCCCATATTCTTATTCATATGTTGTTTGGTATGTTGATATGGTAGTAAACGTGGTATGATGAGATTTATGCCAAACACTTAACTtttgagctgctgctgttgatTTTGTGGTGTAATATTAAACAAGGAAAGATTACTACAGGACTTATTGTAGCTCAGTAAAGCTCTGACATTCACTGGGAACCTTTTTGCTTCTTGCAATTGAAGGAGTTGTCAGCATGATAATGAAGATGCTTTTTCCACTTGTGAGAAGATTAAATTTAACTACTGTGTtagagagaatgagaagagaGAACCTTCCTGGTATTTTGGTTTTTCCCTTAAGGATAAAGGAATTATATTCCTGTTTGTCTATTCTCAGCATGCTCACAAAAGTCAACAGCAGTTACATTGCCTTGAAGTACAGGCTAGGGAAGAGCATTTGAACTCCTGGTGTCAGCTGGGAAGTATGGTGCAAGGTTCGTACCGTTCAGGGAATATTCATCTCATCTGAGGAACTGCCCATGTATTTGGGATCTGTTTTGTAGTCATAGTAAGATGTAATTTTAAGAAGTGATTACTCAGTCTGAGATGGAGATCAAGGTGAGTGTGATGAATGGCCCTCATAAGGTGGGCCTTTCCTCCGCACTGTCTAGCCACACTGCTTCAGTCAAGACCCTTACGTTTTAGAAGAGGCAAATCTTACTCTTGTGATAGCAAGATagcttttggatttttttccttaaggagTGCTGCAAGAAAGTGAATTCTCCTGAGGCATCCAAGCGCAGTTCTTCTCTGGAAAAAGACTTGGGGGAAACTGATTTTTTGTAGTGTCTCCCTGAATTGGAAAGGAGCGAGTGTAACAATGAGAGATTTTATGTAGGCCAGCTGATGTGAAGTTCTTGTCTGTCCTGACTTTTGAAGCACTTGCCTGTTGAAGAGGAGAACAGAAATCTGCCTAGAGATGTTGAAATGAAAAGTTATTATGTAAATCgtaatatttctctctttttacttttttgcaGGGCAGTGATATGCTTACTACCCACAATTACTGGCATTGGGCTTTAGGCTTCATAGAAAAGGTATGAGATGTTTTTTGATTTATGGTCCAGACAGATAATTCATCCAATGCTAGTTAAAAGGCAATCCTAGCACTCATAGGGGTTTATGGGTTATTTCAAGGAATGCTTGAAATAAATAGCTTGAAATAAATGCTTGAAATAAAATAGCACAAGGACGTTTTTACAAGATAGTCCTATAGTCCCATTAGCTTGACAGTTTTTCATTACACTGAACAAAGATCCATTATCTTTGCTAGAATGTTGAAGGATTGCTGTGAGACTTTCCCATCTTTGAAGATGAAATAATCTCACTGATTACACTTGGTACAATTATTTGATGGATATATGAACTTGGATCTcctatttttagaaaaaaaaccagaaaattcTCTTCAAGTTCAATATTAAGTTGCTGGCCTCAAAATTCACTGACTAAAAAAAGACTAATCTCTAAATTTGGTAGCTAATTATGTTGATCAGTGTTTTTTATGTTTAATTATGTTGATGATTCATGTTACTAATTCCTGTTATTAAAGTGATTTAAAATTTAGTGAAACTCCTTTGTAATGATTGCAACTTATCCAGCATATCAGGTTGCAGTGCAGGATTTCCTTGGAGTTCATAATGCTTAGCACTTGTCATATTTGTCTCTTTAGTGAATTGGACCCCATCTCATTGAAGAGGTGCTATCCTTTGGTCAGAACACAGTGTCAGTTGCTTATGCTTCATAGTAATGATATAGAAAGCATAGCTCTAACAGTAGTCTAgtagcttgtttgttttgccacCTTCTGTCTATACAGATTTTTTTACAGCATGCTTAAGAAAGTGCACATGTTTTATGAAACAGTACTTTTTGCAAAGGATCCTGAAAGGAAGGTGAGAAAGAGAGATGAAACCTCATCTTTCTCCCTCATATGTAACAAACACCAGTATTTGTTCTCATTattaaatgaaaactaaatATACTGGTTGTTTTAGCTAGTAAATCCTGCGTTGTCTTggtcttttctctctttctttttttttttttttcctgaagtcatGTGACAGCAAAGTAATGTTATGGTATCTCTTAATTGTATTTATATCTTTGGTTGCTACCCATCACTCTTGCTTAGTCTACCAGAATATTAATCACACGGtccttgtttgcttttacaGGGGGAATATGAGGCTGCTTTGACAATTTATGACAACCATGTGAGTAGGGGTCTTTTATATTTATTGAAGGGCATACTTCAGATTTTGATATGTGTTTTCATCCTTCTGTAAGAAATTGAAACCTACTATAATTTTGTACAGTGCACATAAGTTTGATTATCTGAGTAAGTTCCTGTTAGCAAGGCTTACGGGTACTTGTGATTACAGATTGCTCCTAAGCTCCTGTCGGGTAGAAGCATGCTGGATATAGTAGATAGCTCTTCGATGCTGTACAGGCTTCACCTGGAAGGTAGGATATTCAACTGTAATTCTTTTTAAACAGTAAGGGGAAGAGTTTCCTTTTTATCTCCCCTTCCAACGCACACCCTGGCATGTCAGAAAAGTGTTTAAAGACACTTAGAGAGCTAGCTTGGTCAGTGTTACAAAAGAAATCTTGCCATTCTGCTCTTGAGAAAAGTCCCAGTGTGAAGATTATAATAGTAAGCTGAATTGGTTTGGGTGGGATAGAGTTAGAATCTCATTCAGCTTAAGCTAACTTGGGTCACGTATTTATTTATTCGAAAGTTCAGCTTACGTTGTCCTTGAAGATGTGATGCTGAAAAATCAAGTACGTTAGCCTCTAAAAAGCTATAGAACTTTCTCCAAGCAAATTTCAAATTAGATACTTCATATTTTGATATTAATTAGCCTCTGGCTTTTATGTACTCCCATAACTCATTGGCATTTCTTCTTAAGTTTTCAAAGCTAAAATTTGTGTTCCTGAACAAGGCAAGGAGGAATGACTTTCCTAATATGCTACTGCAAGACTAATGATGCATTGGGTTTGTTTATGAAATTCATCTTATTAGTCTGTCATTTGATTGCTGTGGGTGATTTGGAATGAACATCTTCTCCAAGCAGATGGCAGCAATCACCTAACGAAGAGAGATACTCACATAATGCAATCTAGAATATTGCTGATGAATTACTGACACTCAATGAAACCTTTGCCCAGAGAAGGCATAAACATTACTCTACAATATAATTTCAGAGACTGTCTTTTTGAGTTCAGTAGCAGTGCTATCCATGGCACGTGATGCTGATCCATACTACTAAGCGATGTTTTTGCCCTTggtattttgattaaaaaaatatcttttactCAAAGGTGTGAAGCTTGGAGACAGGTGGGACAATGTCCTCAAGCGTGCAAAGAAGCACACCAAAGATCATGTTCTTCTTTTCAATGATGCACACATGTTGATGTCCTCACTTGGAGCCNNNNNNNNNNNNNNNNNNNNNNNNNNNNNNNNNNNNNNNNNNNNNNNNNNNNNNNNNNNNNNNNNNNNNNNNNNNNNNNNNNNNNNNNNNNNNNNNNNNNNNNNNNNNNNNNNNNNNNNNNNNNNNNNNNNNNNNNNNNNNNNNNNNNNNNNNNNNNNNNNNNNNNNNNNNNNNNNNNNNNNNNNNNNNNNNNNNNNNNNNNNNNNNNNNNNNNNNNNNNNNNNNNNNNNNNNNNNNNNNNNNNNNNNNNNNNNNNNNNNNNNNNNNNNNNNNNNNNNNNNNNNNNNNNNNNNNNNNNNNNNNNNNNNNNNNNNNNNNNNNNNNNNNNNNNNNNNNNNNNNNNNNNNNNNNNNNNNNNNNNNNNNNNNNNNNNNNNNNNNNNNNNNNNNNNNNNNNNNNNNNNNNNNNNNNNNNNNNNNNNNNNNNNNNNNNNNNNNNNNNNNNNNNNNNNNNNNNNNNNNNNNNNNNNNNNNNNNNNNNNNNNNNNNNNNNNNNNNNNNNNNNNNNNNNNNNNNNNNNNNNNNNNNNNNNNNNNNNNNNNNNNNNNNNNNNNNNNNNNNNNNNNNNNNNNNNNNNNNNNNNNNNNNNNNNNNNTCAGGCCTGGTTTAAATAGACCAGTGTCCATTTAGGTCATCTCTATAATGATTTGTATGAGTTACTGTCCAGAGGGACTTCTGTTGGTGTTCAGCAAGAATCTCTAGTGTTTGTCCCAGACACTAACGGAACGTTTGCTCAGGATTTTCTTGCTGTGGGTTCACACTAAGTTACGTTATGTGCAGCGGATAAAGGATTTCACCTGTATAACAATACGGACACTGTGCAGTGTGTCAGCTGTCTGTGTTGgttctttctgctctgttttaaaAGGAACTAGCCATTAGCTGGTAGTGAGACTGTCATAGTCCCTCTGTGGGAAATTGATTTCTAAGCAGTGCTGAAATAGTTCTTGAGAATTTTGCTTTCGAGTTCACTTATTTGCATAAATTGTGCACTGAAGCTTTCCACCTTAACCATGCTGTGTTTTTCACTCACACCTTGGTCAGAATTAAAATTAGTGCAGAGTTCTCTGGCTTTTTTCCCAGCCAAGATGATGTGTTGCAAAGGCTTGGGCTT
This genomic interval from Meleagris gallopavo isolate NT-WF06-2002-E0010 breed Aviagen turkey brand Nicholas breeding stock unplaced genomic scaffold, Turkey_5.1 ChrUn_random_7180001833454, whole genome shotgun sequence contains the following:
- the LOC104915621 gene encoding tetratricopeptide repeat protein 38-like; this encodes VPFLFTVQAWQDAGLGLSTTSNEACKLFDAALSQYATWRNDENLGGIEGCLSKLKAADPNFVMGHVIANGLELIGAGSSVRLNKDLGSALQTMMTLSRSQPLTEREKLHVLALDTFASGALDIDRTDAWSAHTIAHVNEMKAEVEKGLAFMKETEDNWKGSDMLTTHNYWHWALGFIEKGEYEAALTIYDNHIAPKLLSGRSMLDIVDSSSMLYRLHLEGVKLGDRWDNVLKRAKKHTKDHVLLFNDAHMLMSSLGALRYVQRIKDFTLLITFSFYREPGKDHELSLAPSVGLPLLQALVEFENGNCDKAVDLLYPIRYQLIQLGGSNAQRDIFSQLLIHAALNCKSQAKQNLAK